A single window of Paenibacillus sp. FSL H8-0537 DNA harbors:
- a CDS encoding GNAT family protein, which produces MTIKQSVYLKPLELADAEAMLVLRLSNQALLQPIDPVRPDNFLTLEGQQEHISLGIQKQAEAASFPFGIMLGQQLIGRIELSNVIRGPLQNANVGYFLDRAHQGNGYVSEAVRLVTAYAFGKLGLHRLQAGVMPRNTPSIRVLERAGFRQEGLALRYLKINGVWEDHLLFALTAEECES; this is translated from the coding sequence ATGACAATAAAGCAGAGTGTTTATTTAAAGCCTCTTGAGCTTGCTGATGCAGAGGCCATGCTTGTGCTTAGATTAAGCAACCAAGCCTTGCTCCAGCCTATAGATCCCGTTCGCCCTGATAACTTCCTCACCTTGGAAGGCCAGCAGGAGCATATTAGTCTTGGCATACAGAAGCAGGCTGAAGCTGCTTCTTTTCCATTCGGCATTATGCTGGGGCAGCAGTTAATTGGCCGAATTGAGTTGTCTAATGTGATACGAGGACCCTTGCAAAATGCCAATGTCGGTTATTTTCTCGATCGGGCTCATCAAGGCAACGGTTATGTATCGGAGGCCGTTCGCTTGGTCACCGCTTATGCTTTCGGGAAGCTCGGTCTGCACCGCTTGCAAGCTGGGGTAATGCCGCGAAACACGCCTTCCATTCGTGTTCTGGAGCGTGCAGGCTTTCGCCAAGAAGGCCTTGCCCTTCGCTATTTAAAAATTAATGGGGTTTGGGAGGATCACCTTCTCTTCGCCTTGACAGCAGAGGAATGTGAGTCTTGA
- the nikB gene encoding nickel ABC transporter permease translates to MQLIKKRLIQLVFVLFILSLVIFILMKLAPGDPVLTLLHADEMSITQADEAALREELGFDQPVLVQYGKWMLGLIQLDLGTSYLKGRPVLDELLDKLPATIQLTASGLAVMVAIALPLGLIASRYPNRWPDHVSRILALVGASIPSFWMGLLLIYLFSLKLGWLPTSGKGSFAHMILPSITLGFAMAAVYARLLRSGLLDSLSQDYIKAARARGLAERRILMGHALRAALLPVITVFGVSFGNLLAGSVVIETLFAWPGLGSLALEAIFERDYPIIQGYVLATGLFVVVVNLLVDLSYSLLDPRIRLGKGAAS, encoded by the coding sequence CTGCAGCTCATAAAAAAACGTTTGATTCAGCTCGTATTTGTACTCTTTATTTTATCCTTAGTTATTTTTATTCTGATGAAGCTCGCTCCTGGCGACCCTGTGCTTACCTTGCTGCATGCTGATGAAATGTCGATTACACAGGCCGATGAAGCTGCGCTTCGGGAGGAGCTTGGCTTCGACCAGCCCGTGCTTGTGCAATACGGAAAATGGATGCTCGGGCTAATCCAGCTTGATCTGGGCACTTCATATTTAAAAGGCCGTCCGGTGCTGGATGAACTGCTGGATAAGCTGCCGGCGACGATTCAGCTGACAGCTAGCGGCCTTGCAGTCATGGTAGCCATTGCACTCCCGCTTGGCCTAATCGCTTCGCGCTATCCAAACCGCTGGCCGGATCATGTGTCCCGCATACTCGCACTTGTTGGCGCGTCGATTCCGAGCTTTTGGATGGGGCTGCTGCTCATTTACTTATTTTCCTTAAAGCTAGGGTGGCTGCCGACAAGTGGCAAGGGCAGCTTCGCACATATGATTTTGCCATCCATTACGCTCGGTTTTGCAATGGCTGCTGTCTATGCAAGGCTGCTGCGCTCCGGGCTGCTGGACAGTCTGTCCCAAGATTATATTAAAGCAGCAAGGGCACGTGGGCTAGCTGAGCGCCGCATATTAATGGGACATGCGCTGCGTGCCGCGCTGCTTCCGGTTATTACAGTGTTCGGCGTCAGCTTTGGCAATTTGCTGGCAGGATCCGTTGTCATTGAAACGCTGTTTGCTTGGCCGGGGCTTGGCAGCTTGGCGCTTGAGGCGATTTTTGAACGGGATTATCCGATTATTCAAGGGTATGTGCTGGCGACGGGACTATTCGTTGTTGTCGTCAATCTGCTAGTTGATCTCAGCTACAGCTTGCTTGACCCGCGAATTCGCTTAGGGAAAGGAGCCGCCTCATGA
- a CDS encoding YdeI/OmpD-associated family protein, producing MEETIMFFETPDEWRSWLEHNHEQETMLWVGFRKKSSGKLSISWPESVDEALCFGWIDGIRKRIDEENYKIRFTPRKKGSIWSSVNIQRVTELIESGLMQPAGLAAYERRKEAKSSVYAYEQKPEHIVLAPEEEAAFREQAAAWSYFQEQRATYQKTALWWVISAKREETRSKRLRTLIEDSASGRTLQQFTPIVKK from the coding sequence ATGGAAGAAACCATTATGTTTTTTGAAACGCCTGACGAATGGCGCAGCTGGCTGGAGCATAATCATGAGCAGGAGACGATGCTTTGGGTCGGTTTTCGTAAAAAAAGCAGCGGGAAGCTATCCATTAGCTGGCCCGAGTCAGTAGATGAAGCACTATGCTTTGGCTGGATTGACGGCATTCGCAAAAGAATAGATGAAGAGAATTACAAAATACGCTTTACGCCGCGGAAAAAAGGAAGTATCTGGAGCTCTGTTAATATACAGCGTGTTACGGAGCTAATTGAAAGCGGACTAATGCAGCCAGCAGGGCTTGCTGCATATGAACGGCGCAAGGAAGCGAAATCCTCCGTGTATGCTTATGAGCAGAAGCCGGAGCATATTGTACTGGCACCAGAGGAGGAAGCGGCTTTCAGGGAGCAGGCAGCGGCATGGAGCTATTTTCAGGAGCAGCGTGCAACATACCAGAAAACAGCCCTGTGGTGGGTGATCAGCGCCAAGAGGGAGGAGACGCGCAGCAAGCGGCTTCGCACCTTGATTGAAGACTCCGCCAGCGGACGAACACTACAGCAATTTACGCCAATCGTCAAAAAGTGA
- a CDS encoding ABC transporter ATP-binding protein, translating into MPQIMDKEMPVLEVSQLQIFTRQGKQRRPLVHGVSFVIPRGETLALVGESGSGKSVTASAVLGLMSSSLDIGSGEIRFRGENVLAWADKKRRGLRGREIGFIFQNYQESFTPFITVGKQMNETLRSHEKLTRRQAKVHALEWLEQVGLPAERVYSSYSFQLSGGQLQRAAIAAAMMLQPSLLIADEPTTALDVLSGEKVLDVLSSLQKRTGCAVLLISHDLRHVVKRASTIAVMKDGHIVELDTAEHILYHCHHEYTQQLLNARPYIT; encoded by the coding sequence ATGCCGCAAATAATGGATAAGGAAATGCCAGTGCTGGAGGTTTCACAGCTGCAAATTTTCACGCGCCAGGGGAAGCAGCGGCGCCCGCTCGTTCATGGCGTCAGCTTCGTCATCCCTAGAGGCGAGACACTTGCACTTGTAGGGGAAAGCGGCAGCGGCAAAAGTGTAACCGCAAGTGCTGTGCTTGGCTTGATGTCCAGCTCGCTTGACATAGGCAGCGGGGAAATTCGCTTTCGCGGGGAAAATGTTCTAGCGTGGGCGGATAAGAAGCGGCGAGGTTTGCGTGGACGCGAAATCGGATTTATTTTTCAAAATTATCAGGAGAGCTTTACGCCATTTATTACGGTTGGCAAGCAGATGAATGAAACGCTGCGTTCTCATGAGAAGCTGACAAGGCGGCAGGCAAAGGTGCATGCGTTGGAATGGCTGGAGCAGGTAGGGCTGCCTGCGGAGCGTGTCTACAGCAGCTATTCCTTCCAGTTGAGCGGCGGGCAGCTTCAACGGGCTGCAATCGCAGCGGCGATGATGCTTCAGCCTTCGCTGCTTATAGCAGATGAGCCGACGACGGCGCTGGATGTGCTTTCGGGCGAAAAGGTGCTGGATGTGCTTTCCAGCCTTCAGAAGCGAACGGGCTGCGCAGTACTGCTCATTTCACATGATCTGCGGCATGTGGTGAAACGAGCTTCGACGATAGCCGTCATGAAGGACGGGCATATTGTTGAGCTGGATACAGCAGAGCATATTTTGTATCACTGTCATCACGAGTATACGCAGCAGCTATTGAATGCAAGGCCATATATAACATAA
- a CDS encoding VOC family protein produces the protein MNKNAKIGGGGLHHIALRAFDFEATVKFYTEGLGFTPRHSWGEGDGRVIMLDSGDGNYLEVFAGGKAPAADEGSYFHLAYRSENIELAVQSAVAAGAVITVETKDAVLGDNPPTPVKIAFVKGPNGEIIEFFQSTGDNQL, from the coding sequence ATGAATAAAAATGCAAAAATTGGCGGCGGCGGCCTTCATCACATCGCGCTGCGCGCATTTGACTTTGAAGCAACCGTAAAGTTTTATACAGAAGGACTCGGCTTTACGCCAAGACATAGCTGGGGTGAAGGGGATGGCCGCGTTATTATGCTCGATAGCGGCGATGGCAACTACCTTGAAGTATTCGCTGGCGGCAAGGCTCCGGCGGCGGACGAAGGCTCCTATTTCCATTTAGCTTACCGCTCCGAAAATATAGAGCTTGCCGTTCAGTCAGCAGTAGCTGCTGGCGCGGTAATAACGGTGGAAACAAAGGATGCTGTGCTTGGCGACAATCCGCCAACCCCAGTGAAAATTGCCTTCGTAAAAGGCCCGAACGGAGAGATTATTGAATTTTTCCAAAGCACAGGTGACAATCAGCTGTAA
- a CDS encoding metal-dependent hydrolase: protein MKGTTHLTIGMAIGAGAAAYYSFTPANAAAYVAVAAISALSADLDGPSILSSKLGKVSKLIHDLLIWGGVIMIAIVSYLYVVNHTVGWKLLVASVGVVLLGLVAKRGVIRNALVSAIGGAFVYGGFWFGMNWLIGLGAFVAVAPWLKHRGMTHTVWATAAWGAIAWGLEQQLHLEGIMRVAIIGYLSHLFADTLTPSGVKWLYPLYKKPFKLSIF, encoded by the coding sequence ATGAAAGGCACGACACATCTTACGATTGGCATGGCTATTGGAGCCGGTGCGGCAGCTTATTATTCCTTCACCCCTGCGAATGCGGCTGCTTATGTAGCCGTTGCCGCGATCTCCGCCTTAAGCGCGGATCTGGATGGCCCCAGTATTTTGAGCAGCAAGCTCGGCAAAGTGTCCAAGCTCATTCATGATTTGCTCATTTGGGGCGGCGTTATTATGATTGCGATTGTCAGCTACTTGTATGTGGTCAATCATACCGTTGGCTGGAAGCTGCTTGTAGCTTCCGTTGGCGTCGTGCTTCTCGGACTTGTAGCGAAGCGCGGAGTCATCCGCAATGCACTTGTCAGCGCTATTGGCGGAGCCTTTGTGTATGGCGGCTTCTGGTTCGGCATGAACTGGCTTATCGGCCTAGGTGCATTCGTTGCCGTGGCGCCTTGGCTCAAGCATCGCGGCATGACCCATACGGTATGGGCTACCGCGGCATGGGGCGCAATCGCCTGGGGACTGGAGCAGCAGCTTCATCTTGAAGGCATTATGCGAGTGGCCATTATCGGATACTTATCCCATTTATTCGCAGATACGTTGACGCCGAGCGGGGTCAAATGGCTTTATCCGCTATACAAGAAGCCGTTTAAGCTTAGCATTTTTTAA
- a CDS encoding heavy metal translocating P-type ATPase: MENRQTTLEISGMTCAACANRIEKGLNKLEGVSQATVNFTMETSHVEYHADTIDLAAVIKRIEQLGFTAEEKVEQKQGTDRRRDEIRKQQLKFILSAILSLPLLWAMAAHFSFTSFIWVPDLLLNPWFQLALATPVQFIIGWPFYKGAFNALRSGGANMDVLVALGTSAAYFYSLYLTLKPEEHVGMANMPVMQELYYETSALLITLILLGKWFEALAKGRSSEAIRSLMGLQAKTALVVRDGSEMSIPVEQVIIGDQLIVKPGGKIPVDGVVLDGSSAIDESMLTGESLPVDKQSGDQVFGATINKNGVLRIQATKVGKNTTLAQIIHIVEQAQGSKAPIQRIADRISGIFVPIVVGIAVVTFALWFLWIEPGLFAEALEKAIAVLVIACPCALGLATPTSIMAGSGRAAEVGVLFKGGEHLESTHHITAVLLDKTGTVTEGKPSLTDVIVQGDMPEQELLALVGGAEKSSEHPLAEAIVAAIEARNIALPEAAEFTAIPGFGIRATVAGRDVVVGTRALMERYAVAHNGEASMAELEEAGKTVMLTAVAGQYTGMIAVADTIKPSSKEAIDRLKHLGIQVMMITGDNPRTAAAIASEAGIEHVIAGVLPEGKADEVKKLQAAGMKVAMVGDGINDAPALAAADIGMAMGTGTDVAMETADVTLMRGDLNSIVDAITMSKKTMSNIKQNLFWALAYNVIGIPIAAAGLLAPWLAGAAMALSSVSVVLNALRLQRMKIKA; the protein is encoded by the coding sequence ATGGAAAACAGGCAAACAACGCTGGAAATTTCGGGTATGACATGTGCGGCATGCGCGAATCGCATAGAGAAAGGCTTAAATAAGCTGGAGGGCGTATCGCAAGCGACAGTCAACTTTACAATGGAGACGAGCCATGTCGAATATCATGCAGATACGATCGATTTGGCTGCGGTCATTAAGCGGATCGAGCAGCTTGGATTTACAGCTGAGGAGAAGGTAGAGCAGAAGCAAGGAACGGACCGTCGGCGTGACGAGATCCGCAAGCAGCAGCTGAAGTTCATCCTATCGGCGATACTGTCGCTGCCGCTTTTGTGGGCGATGGCCGCGCATTTTTCATTTACGTCGTTTATATGGGTGCCAGATTTATTGCTCAATCCGTGGTTTCAACTGGCGCTGGCGACCCCTGTACAATTTATAATCGGCTGGCCCTTCTATAAGGGGGCATTTAATGCGCTGCGCAGTGGGGGCGCGAATATGGATGTCTTGGTAGCGCTTGGAACTTCGGCAGCCTATTTTTACAGCTTGTATTTGACGTTGAAGCCTGAAGAGCATGTTGGAATGGCTAATATGCCCGTTATGCAGGAGCTGTATTATGAGACCAGCGCCTTGCTCATTACGTTGATTTTACTTGGAAAATGGTTCGAGGCGCTCGCTAAAGGCCGCTCATCGGAAGCGATTCGCTCGCTTATGGGTCTGCAAGCGAAAACAGCACTCGTTGTGCGCGACGGCTCCGAAATGAGCATCCCGGTCGAGCAGGTAATTATTGGCGATCAGCTTATTGTGAAGCCGGGTGGCAAAATTCCGGTCGATGGCGTTGTGCTGGACGGTAGCTCGGCGATAGACGAATCGATGCTGACTGGAGAAAGTCTCCCTGTTGACAAGCAGTCAGGTGATCAGGTGTTTGGGGCGACTATTAATAAAAATGGCGTCTTGCGTATTCAGGCTACGAAGGTTGGCAAAAATACGACGCTGGCGCAAATTATTCATATTGTCGAGCAGGCACAGGGCTCGAAAGCACCGATTCAGCGAATAGCTGACCGTATTTCCGGCATCTTCGTTCCGATCGTTGTCGGTATCGCCGTTGTTACTTTCGCCTTGTGGTTTTTATGGATCGAGCCCGGTTTATTCGCCGAAGCGCTGGAGAAAGCCATCGCGGTGCTCGTTATAGCATGTCCTTGCGCGCTCGGACTTGCTACTCCAACTTCTATAATGGCTGGATCTGGCCGGGCAGCAGAAGTAGGCGTCTTGTTCAAGGGTGGTGAGCATCTAGAATCAACGCATCATATTACAGCGGTGCTGCTTGATAAAACAGGTACGGTGACGGAAGGCAAACCTTCACTGACCGATGTTATCGTCCAAGGTGATATGCCGGAGCAGGAACTGCTTGCCCTCGTTGGCGGAGCCGAGAAAAGCTCGGAGCATCCGCTCGCAGAAGCTATTGTAGCTGCAATTGAAGCGCGGAACATTGCTCTTCCCGAAGCTGCTGAATTTACTGCAATTCCGGGCTTTGGCATTCGGGCAACTGTGGCGGGCCGCGATGTAGTTGTCGGAACACGTGCTTTAATGGAGCGTTATGCTGTTGCACACAACGGTGAAGCGTCAATGGCCGAGCTGGAGGAAGCCGGAAAAACAGTTATGCTGACGGCTGTTGCTGGTCAATATACTGGCATGATTGCGGTTGCGGATACGATTAAACCTTCATCCAAGGAAGCGATTGACCGTCTCAAGCATCTTGGCATTCAGGTCATGATGATTACAGGAGATAATCCACGGACTGCAGCGGCTATTGCAAGTGAAGCGGGGATTGAGCATGTCATCGCAGGGGTGCTGCCGGAAGGCAAAGCGGATGAGGTCAAAAAGCTTCAGGCGGCCGGCATGAAGGTAGCGATGGTCGGGGACGGCATTAATGATGCCCCGGCATTGGCGGCAGCGGACATTGGCATGGCGATGGGTACAGGAACGGATGTCGCGATGGAGACGGCAGATGTTACGCTTATGCGCGGCGATTTAAACAGCATTGTCGACGCCATAACGATGAGCAAAAAGACGATGAGCAACATTAAGCAAAACCTGTTCTGGGCGCTGGCCTACAATGTCATCGGCATTCCTATAGCGGCAGCGGGCCTGCTAGCGCCTTGGCTGGCAGGGGCGGCGATGGCGCTTAGCTCCGTATCGGTTGTACTCAATGCGCTGCGCTTGCAGCGGATGAAAATCAAAGCCTAA
- the nikC gene encoding nickel transporter permease: MNGKIIAELSLPLRRSQTGRQMLQNRTMMLGMGLLGIILLLALFGPIIVPNDPLTVQMGERLLSPSWQYPLGTDHLGRCIFTRLVIGAQLTLGISAIVIVTVIILGVPLGLISGYIGGRFDSIIMRLVDGMGALPEFIFAIAFAGFLGPSLPNLIFAIVLVKWIGYARVVRSVALSEREKEYVLAAKVAGCSTWTILHRHLLPQIISPVIVLAALDIGKIIMIISMLSYLGLGAQPPTPEWGAMLNDGRPYFQSAPQLMIYPGLAIMAIVIACNLLGEGLREALDVRSR, translated from the coding sequence ATGAATGGGAAAATAATCGCGGAGCTTTCACTGCCGCTAAGACGGAGCCAAACGGGCCGGCAAATGCTGCAAAACCGTACGATGATGCTGGGCATGGGCTTGCTCGGAATCATCTTACTGCTGGCGCTGTTTGGACCAATTATTGTGCCTAATGATCCTTTAACTGTGCAAATGGGAGAACGGCTGCTCTCCCCAAGCTGGCAATACCCGCTCGGAACGGATCATCTCGGAAGATGCATTTTCACAAGGCTTGTTATAGGGGCGCAGCTTACGCTAGGCATCTCAGCCATTGTCATTGTTACGGTAATCATACTTGGCGTACCGCTGGGGCTTATTTCGGGCTATATCGGCGGACGCTTCGATTCGATTATTATGCGGCTTGTAGATGGCATGGGGGCGCTGCCGGAATTTATTTTTGCCATCGCGTTTGCTGGTTTTCTTGGACCCAGCCTGCCTAATTTGATTTTTGCCATTGTGCTGGTGAAATGGATTGGCTACGCCCGGGTTGTGCGCAGCGTCGCCTTATCTGAGCGCGAGAAGGAATATGTGCTGGCGGCAAAGGTTGCGGGCTGCAGCACTTGGACGATTTTGCACCGCCACTTGCTGCCTCAAATAATCTCTCCTGTTATCGTGTTGGCGGCACTAGATATTGGGAAAATCATTATGATCATCTCGATGCTCTCCTATCTGGGACTTGGCGCACAGCCGCCAACGCCAGAATGGGGCGCCATGCTCAATGATGGCCGGCCTTATTTTCAATCTGCGCCGCAGCTCATGATTTATCCAGGACTTGCCATTATGGCGATCGTCATTGCCTGCAATCTGCTCGGTGAAGGGCTGCGCGAAGCGCTGGATGTCCGCAGTCGCTAG
- a CDS encoding metallophosphoesterase has protein sequence MVVVMIVAALALLFYLFFILPTQWFKVERYHYPAGLGLKVLQISDLHVENIRISPRRIQKLIAREQPAYIFLTGDFTQRLSYLPKVRQYVKAICAAGIPVYAVFGNHDHRIKPSGVRELTKLLEREGVIVLTNESIDLGAFQLVGIDDWSSKKSKPGKAFLHVDSSKPIIVLAHDPNTVLHIKHAYDYLMSGHFHGMQFNVPFLFRFINKGKLAASGFYKGQHKWSNGTFYISKGISQTEPNARFLIRSEVTVHQL, from the coding sequence ATGGTCGTTGTTATGATAGTTGCGGCGCTTGCGCTGCTATTTTATTTATTTTTCATATTGCCGACGCAGTGGTTTAAGGTGGAGCGTTACCACTATCCGGCGGGGTTAGGGCTCAAGGTGCTGCAAATTAGCGATCTGCATGTTGAAAATATTCGTATCAGCCCAAGGCGAATCCAGAAGCTGATTGCAAGGGAGCAGCCGGCATACATATTTCTCACCGGAGACTTTACCCAGAGGCTGAGTTATTTACCGAAGGTTAGGCAGTATGTGAAGGCGATTTGCGCAGCAGGCATTCCGGTTTATGCGGTGTTTGGCAATCACGACCATCGGATAAAGCCTTCCGGAGTGCGCGAACTGACGAAGCTTCTGGAACGGGAAGGCGTTATCGTTCTGACTAACGAGAGCATCGATTTAGGTGCATTTCAGCTGGTTGGAATTGATGATTGGAGCAGCAAAAAAAGCAAGCCGGGAAAAGCTTTTCTCCACGTTGATTCTTCAAAGCCCATTATCGTGCTCGCACATGACCCTAATACGGTGCTTCACATTAAGCATGCCTATGATTATCTCATGTCGGGTCATTTTCATGGCATGCAGTTTAATGTACCATTTTTGTTCCGGTTTATTAACAAGGGGAAGCTCGCTGCTTCTGGCTTTTATAAAGGCCAGCATAAATGGAGCAACGGCACCTTCTATATTTCCAAAGGCATTAGCCAGACCGAGCCCAACGCCAGATTCCTCATTCGCAGTGAAGTAACGGTGCATCAGTTGTAG
- a CDS encoding histidine phosphatase family protein, with protein sequence MIYVVRHGQTDYNKEQRMQGRSGLPLNVQGIKQAEQLREKLRDITFHFVFSSPQERAVQTAEIATGATAIIDVRLDAFDLGEADKLKASEVKMKGFIPDSSVYKGVEETDHFAERIFGFMSELEAKNEGKEVNILISGHACTTGCIGAYFNGIPDDGNITRYSSANGDYRTYEFKSVMAD encoded by the coding sequence ATGATTTATGTAGTTAGACATGGGCAAACCGATTATAACAAGGAACAAAGAATGCAAGGAAGGTCGGGACTGCCATTAAATGTGCAGGGGATAAAACAAGCGGAGCAGCTAAGAGAGAAACTGCGGGATATCACCTTCCATTTTGTATTTTCCTCGCCACAGGAAAGGGCTGTACAAACAGCGGAAATAGCAACCGGCGCCACTGCCATAATAGATGTAAGGCTCGATGCTTTCGATTTAGGGGAAGCGGATAAATTAAAAGCGAGCGAAGTGAAAATGAAGGGCTTTATTCCTGATTCAAGCGTCTATAAAGGAGTAGAAGAAACCGATCATTTTGCTGAACGAATTTTTGGTTTTATGAGTGAGCTTGAGGCGAAGAATGAAGGCAAAGAGGTTAATATTTTAATATCCGGACATGCTTGCACAACGGGCTGTATTGGTGCTTACTTCAATGGCATACCGGATGATGGAAATATTACGAGGTACTCGTCAGCTAATGGGGACTACAGGACATATGAGTTCAAATCAGTGATGGCCGATTAG
- the nikA gene encoding nickel ABC transporter substrate-binding protein, translating into MLLLKGNKTNKRLFFTILLLVLSMVIAGCGNAGNPSLETGNADQSTAAAENKAGKKLTLLYHFKSGSLDPHNDYIVLKAGVVETLVRMDDKLELQPWLASEWESVDASTWRFIIREGVTFHNGAKLDAAAVKASLERGIGVNKALDTTLKIASMKAEGQELTITTTEPLPAFPSELVNPYSGIIDVAAEQAVGTEAFNKAPIGTGPFQVKGFTPNMEINLARYDSYWDGAAQLEEITFKFNEDGNVRALALQAKEADLAFQLPAEMVDVIKQDQDLKIESLAGLRAHFLLYNQQQPALKDVLVRQALDLLIDRESMAKDVMLGNASPANGPFNANLPFGSKEAVQPLDTDKAKQLLEQAGYAQGSSGKLEKDGKPLSLELVTYKGRPELPLIAQLLQSDAAKIGVTLTIKNVENVDTYLRDNNDWDLATYSNLTAPRGDGGFFLNSAFTVGGSLNPANISSDELSAILAQLNATGDTAQRVKLTQAAAAIIKAQALHSYAVYPNIIVGMNKKVTGWTPGPEEYYLVTNKMDVS; encoded by the coding sequence ATGCTGTTATTGAAGGGGAATAAAACGAATAAACGATTATTTTTCACCATCCTGCTGCTCGTTCTGTCTATGGTCATTGCAGGGTGCGGAAATGCTGGAAATCCATCATTGGAGACCGGAAATGCTGATCAAAGCACTGCTGCTGCGGAAAATAAAGCGGGAAAAAAGCTGACGCTGCTCTACCATTTTAAGAGTGGAAGTTTGGATCCGCATAATGATTATATTGTTTTGAAAGCGGGCGTAGTTGAAACGCTTGTACGTATGGATGACAAGCTGGAGCTTCAGCCGTGGCTAGCGTCCGAATGGGAGTCGGTAGATGCCTCCACGTGGCGTTTTATAATTCGCGAAGGCGTTACCTTTCATAATGGTGCCAAGCTTGATGCGGCTGCTGTTAAAGCTTCGCTTGAACGCGGCATAGGCGTGAACAAGGCGCTGGACACGACACTTAAGATCGCTTCTATGAAGGCGGAAGGCCAGGAGCTTACCATTACGACAACGGAGCCACTGCCAGCTTTTCCATCTGAGCTTGTAAATCCATATAGCGGCATTATCGATGTGGCGGCTGAGCAAGCAGTGGGTACCGAAGCGTTTAATAAGGCGCCAATCGGTACGGGACCCTTTCAAGTAAAAGGCTTCACGCCGAATATGGAAATCAATCTGGCCCGTTATGACAGCTATTGGGATGGTGCCGCACAGCTTGAAGAAATTACGTTCAAATTTAATGAGGACGGCAATGTACGGGCACTGGCGCTTCAGGCGAAGGAGGCCGATCTAGCTTTTCAGCTTCCAGCCGAAATGGTCGATGTCATTAAACAGGATCAAGACTTGAAAATAGAGTCGCTTGCTGGCTTGCGTGCGCATTTCCTGCTTTACAACCAACAGCAGCCCGCTTTAAAAGACGTACTGGTCAGACAGGCGCTGGACTTGCTCATTGACCGTGAAAGCATGGCAAAGGACGTCATGCTGGGCAATGCTTCTCCTGCCAATGGTCCATTTAACGCGAATTTGCCTTTCGGCAGCAAGGAAGCGGTCCAACCGCTCGATACGGACAAGGCGAAGCAACTGCTCGAACAAGCCGGCTATGCACAAGGCAGCAGCGGCAAGCTGGAGAAGGATGGAAAGCCGCTGTCCCTTGAGCTCGTTACTTATAAAGGCCGGCCAGAGCTTCCGCTCATTGCTCAGCTCCTGCAATCCGATGCGGCTAAAATTGGCGTAACGTTAACGATAAAGAACGTTGAAAATGTGGATACGTATTTGCGCGATAATAACGATTGGGATTTGGCCACTTACAGCAATTTGACAGCTCCGCGCGGGGATGGAGGCTTTTTCCTGAATTCGGCGTTTACAGTTGGAGGTTCGCTTAATCCGGCTAATATTAGCAGCGACGAACTGAGCGCAATCCTTGCACAGCTGAATGCTACGGGTGACACAGCGCAGCGCGTAAAGCTTACCCAAGCTGCCGCTGCGATAATTAAAGCGCAGGCTCTGCACTCCTATGCGGTCTATCCAAACATAATTGTAGGCATGAATAAGAAGGTGACTGGTTGGACACCAGGACCTGAAGAATACTACTTAGTTACAAACAAGATGGATGTGTCTTAA